Within Triticum dicoccoides isolate Atlit2015 ecotype Zavitan chromosome 1B, WEW_v2.0, whole genome shotgun sequence, the genomic segment GAGTAGTTCTCATGGGCAAATAATCTTAAACTCACAACATATGAGAAATTTGATCGTGTACTGATACTGATTTACCTATGGGAGGCTGAATACATTTTGGTCCCAGCTTGGGCTCTTGAGCGTATTGAGCactgttttaaatagcccgctatagctccgctatagcacgctatagcgtttacaaaaggtcttgcgctaagagactttggtccaaacaaatgaataaacattttaaatagcgcgctatagcatttgaaagaggtccgccgctaagatgcttagcgcgctatttaaaactttggtATTGAGGCACTTAACTCATGATGCACCCCTTCTTCACGCAGGGGTCACAAATCACAACGCCTCACGGATGCAAACACCAATTCAAGTCGAATTGAGATGGATGTACCGTGACGGTTCTGAGGACCTAGTTAAAAATGTTTGGAATAGGCTGGTGGCTGGGCGAATGGTAGAGTACCAGAACCTGCACCCGGCGTCAACAGCTGAGGTGATGAACGCTTAATACTAGCGGCGTTtataaaaaaacatggactttcggATATCATTAATGACCTAAAACATTTAGAGAAACACAAAGTACTTTCATAGGATGGCTAGTGGCCGtcattttttttctcgaatacgcatgaGAGTGCGTATCATTCATTAAAGAAGGAGGGGGGAAGACTCCCCGAAGCCATAATTACATAGTTCATTTACATGTCGGATTTTCCGACACTACCGTCTAGAGGATCTCAACCGACTATGTCTCGACGTCCCACCTATCTACCTGTACCTCTAGTCCATCCTCCTCACCCTTCAGCAGCCCGGCCTTCACCCACATCATGCCCTCATCCATAATCCGCTGCCTCACTCGCGAGAGGGAAAGTGTCGTTCCATTGAACACGATGTCATTCCCGTGCTTCCAAAGTAACCACATTGTCATGAGGCACTTGGCTCTCGTTGATTTCCGGTCCTGGCATGTCGAGTCATGTCTTGTACACCACGCGCTTAACTCCTCACTTGTGAGCGGCTCGAGACCTGGTCTACCTTTGATCAATCCCAACCAATGCCAGACTTGTCTCGCGAACATGCATCCAATTTTAAGGTGTTGGATGGTCTCCTCCTCCTGGTTGCAAAGTGAGCATGTATCCTGATGTGGTAAACCACGCTTGGCCAGTCGATCCGAGGTCCAACATTTGTTCTTGAAGGCGAGCCAAGCGAAAAGTACATCCACATTCTTGGCCCGGATGAGGACACAATTACGGGTCACCAAATTTAAAGCTTAACAAATGCTTGTTCTGGTACATGAAGAATTTCTTTTCTCTCTCAATGAGTATTGTACCGAGGAAAGCCCTCAAGTTTTTTATATCGAGTTTTCATTTCATATAATGAGAAGAAACCGATAGAAACCCCTCATTTATTTTTTTCGAATTGAGGGGCCATGCCCCTGATTTCATTTCATATAATGAAAAGAAACTGATAGAAACCCCTCAAGTTCCTGAGGCAGAAAACGACCTGGAGCGGTAGATCTACGTACGGGAAGTAGCTATGGCTATTATGTGGTTAAAAATCTTAATGATGTTGTATCTTGTTGATGTAAACATTGAGTTTAATAAAGACGCCATTTGTGGAAGTAGATATATTTTTAAGCAATTTTTTTAAACAAACTTAAGCAATTATTATGGTGACACGTGGTGTTTTAGCGATTGCATCCTACATTTCCTTCGgtggtacttcctccgttccataataatataagagtgtttttgacactagtacGTGTTTGGTATGCAGATGCAGTGGTTATCGATGTGCAAAATGAGCTGCATTCTTCAGGAGATGGGGTGATCCCCAAGGTCCGTGTGAACCTCCGGCGCGTTGCGACCGACCTGTTCACGCCGTACACCGTACCCATCGGTCCTTACCATGAAAGCGCGGATTCCTGGCAGTGGACGGAGGTGAAGAAGAGGGCCGTCCGCGATCTAGCAAGCGGGGCTAACCTCTCCGGTCTGGAGCGGGCCATGGATAGAGTGCGGTGCAGAGCTAGGGGATGCTACACCCATCTGCCGGAGCCGGACAACCACGCCGGCGACTCAGCAAAGTTCTCCCGTATGCTGCTGCATGATGGGTGTTATCTGGTTAGCCTCTTTGTAGACTGCTACCTGCAGTGTGAGGAGCCGACCGGATCACCCAGCAGTCGGACTCGGACCATAGTGTCCAGAGACAACACGGTGGTGCGGGACATCCTGTACCTCCTTGAGAACCAGATACCTCTGTTTGTCATCCACGAGATCCTGAATTACTTGAGAGCACCAGGGGAAGTGACATCCGCTGTGGAGTGCATCGCGAGGCCCGTCGAGGAGCTGCTGCAGAGGCAGCTGTACATCAGCAAGACGCCGCGGGAGGCGCCGTCGACGTCCGTCCACCTGCTGGACCTGGTGTACTGCTACATGGCGTCgcggctgcagcagcagcagcaggaggaggagcgGACAACAGGCCTTCTAACGGGCCCATGGCGCCGGGCGACCGAGTACCGCAGGTACGCCAACCTGCTGTTCAAGCGCCGGGCCTTTGGCGCCGGCGAGGAGTGGAGCATCCTCGACGTGGAGCTCGACGGAGGAAACCTGTGGATCCCTCTCCTACGCGTGGACAGCAACACGTGGACGCTCCTGCGGAACCTGATGGCTCTGGAGGAGCAGCAGGAGGCCAGGCCCGTGACGGCCTACTGCTACTTCATGTCGCAGGTGGCGTGCACGGCGGAGGACGTGGGGCTCCTGCGGAGCGCCATGGTTGTCGAGCATTTCCTGGGCAGCGACGAGTCGGCCGCACAGGGCTTTGCCTGTCTGTGCCACGGCATGGCCCTGGACATCGACAACCTCCAGCGGAACTACCTCAAGCCCATATGGCACGCCCTGGAGAAGCGCTGCGGCGTCCCGGCGCACAACTTCAAGggcttcttccgcgagaagcactgCGGTAACATCTTCTACCGCGTGGTGTTCTTCATCGCCATCCTCGTCTTTGTCTCCCAAATGGTGCAGTCCATCTATGCGGTTATCGCCTACCACAAACCCAATACTCGTCTTCTTGCATGACGTTTAGGAGCACCGCCGAAATTACGGCCCAATGTTTCGTCTTCTCGCCTTGTTGTTTGCGTGGCTACTTAACTTAAGATTCTTCCTGCTGCTTTTTGCATATTATGATGGTCCTTTTTTCTTTGAAAGGAACGATCAGCATTCCATTATAAAGTAGTGCTGGCAGAATCTCCAGCTACACAGTCTGATACAAAGGATGGAATTTTGTCAAGCCAGATTTCCCATGTACGTACGTACTCCTACTCATGGCTATGCCATGTGCAGCTAGAGTGTGTGCAGCATGGTTACCTTCCCGGTTACAATGTTTGACAGATACATCAGGTAAACCAACTCTAAGTTGATATTTGATATCTCTAAAAATAGCACCTAGTTGTGAAAGATTATAAATATTTGACATTACAGCCTGCTTTAGCAATAGAGAGTCAGTTTCTAGCTATTATTAGCCGATCACATCCCATCTTGATTGCCGCGTTCACGGCATAGAGCATCGCCAATGCTTCAGAGTGCAGAGCAtctactaagagcatctccaacagccgccggACAAGCCGCGCGCTAAAAGCTACTTTGCCGCGCGcccatcgcctggtttggcgcggcgggcagcgctggctccagcagccgcgctaaaatgcagcacgcgcggctctcgcacaaacaacatatgcattCCAAAACAGAAGCAAAAgatcaaacacaaacaaaataaatcaaaatAAATAGTTCAAATtcgttattacaactcaaacaaacagCTTATCGTTCAAACAACAAATAGtgcaataaacacaacaaatagttcaacaatacaatatCGAACTCACAAATCATGATGATGCTTTTTGTCGTCCATTTCATgcccaccactcctcaatgagatcTTTCTTGAGTTCAGCGTGCGCTGCCAgacgtcgaatggcatgataggaggcaacaaaatgggccaccctttcagccctccgtcgcactcgcacgggatgtcccaacaactcatactgagagtagtctacatcttggccacactcattctcgatgatcatgttatgcatgatcacatacgcgtgcatgatgtaccaaagcattttttgatcccaaaatctagccggtcctctcgcaatagcaaattgggcttgcaaaatcccaaaaacTCTCTCCACAttttttctagccgccgcctgagcattgtgaaAATCAAGATTTTTCCTACCTTCCagctttttcaacggcttcacaaaggtttgccactttggatagatgccatccgctagataatagccgTAGTTGTATGTgcggccatttgctacaaactacACCGGTGGCAaatcaccatttgcaatcttattcatcagtgttgaccggttgacaacattgatgtcattcaaagatccaggcattccaaagaatgcatgccaaatccaagtctcttgatcggccaccgcttcaaggattatagtggaactctttttttggccgtggaattgcccatgccatgcctttggacaattcttccaactccaatgcatgcaatctattgagccaagcatagcagggaagccgcgagctttgttcatctccaatagaCTTGCGACGTCTTCggcattgggagatctcaaatactcctggccaaacacttgcacaattcggattgcgaagcgcttgacacacatgatggcttggctctcacccatagccaagtgatcatcaactagatcagccgggataccgtatgccaacatacgcaatgcGGTTGTCACCTTTTGAAACGTGCTATGCCCAGCTCTCCGGCGGctttcctcctttgctgaaaaaattGGTCATGGCTAgccagtttctctgcaatgcgtctgaacaactcggtgctcatcctaaaccggcgacgaaagtAAGACTctgggtatgtgggattctccacgaaatagtgcctcatcaatctgtcatgggcatcgatcctatccctccaaattttctgccgacacataaccgaaccaccgtgcttcggttttttgttgatgtgcatagctaggatcattgcaagatcatcctcctcttccatatcaaattcttcttcggaagaatcatacgacgaactcatctacaatgttcaatactatgctattaaaactacaatcaacatgcaccaaattcatgaagtttgagcaatacataccttgcaggcgttttgtcaaacaccttgcgggcgccgagcggcagcgagcgcccgggcgctgttcgtcggaggacggacgcgcgcgaggggtggcggtgactagaggggggtgggggAAGCCGCCGCGGCACGGagataggccggggaagcgccggaacggtcgccgggtggcgcgggcggcggcgccgccgcggctggaggggggagggggagttgcgagcgagcgcgcgagagtccagcgcgcgggagcgggcgcaacAAATAAGCGGCGCGCGATGGAGTTTCGGCCCGCGCGTTGAACTACATATGCCACGCGCGcggtttttgcgcgcccgctggagccactATAccggttgcgcgcgcgctaaaatggGCAATTTTACAGCGCGGCGCTTGTTTGGCgcggctattggagatgctctaagtattCCAGGTTTCGTGCTCCAGCTGCTATTAATGCACCTGTATCATTTCTTGGAATGAAGCCCCAACCTCCAGAATGAGTTTCCTCTTGAAAGGCACCATCAGTGTTAAGCTTCATAATTCCTAGTAGAGGAGGAGTCCATCTTTGGATAGTGTTCTGTCTTGAGTATTTGCTTGGCTGCACATTTTTCAGAGCATTAACAAGATAGTGGTTAATTGAGAAACATATTTCATCATTCCACCTGAGTCTATCTCCCACATTAGCTTTGTTTCTCTGGTGCCACGACATCCAAAGGagaatgcacacacacacacacacaaaaagtcaTTTGCCTACAGTGCCTTTTTGTGTGTGTTTgactttatgtgtgtgtgtgtgcgcgtgcgcgcgcgcgcgtatgcgcgtgtgtgctccATACAAACTTGTGCCTTATCTTTCCATTCCACAATGATAGCATCATAACCTCTACCTCTGTTGATAAGTGGTGTGAAACTATCTCACCAAACCAGCATCAACACTAAACCTCTTCACCTGTCAATGGGAAAAGTGATCTAAAGCTTGTTTAGTATTACAAAAAAAATAGTCGCAACGGTCTTAAACAATAATCTTAGTTATGCAATACGTGAAGATCCTGATCCACCTCAATAAGCAAAGGCAAAATTTCAAGCAAAGCATCACGCTTGTGTCAGTTAACCAGCTGCAGGTTCAGAGTTTCAGTTAGGATTTCTGTCAGTTAGTTTGTTCGTCAGTTAAGAACTGGGAAAAGGGGATGGACTAACTtccgactgttctgtttttaagcaATAGATACGAACGCCTTCCTCCCCCTCTAATTATATGCATACATGCATTAGAATGAAACTCTATTCTCTCACGTGGAATACTCTCTCTAATTACAGGCATGCATGCATTAGAGGACAAAATGCTGGTGTCAGACTAAGTTCTCTttattttgaaattttaaaatgttCTGTACAGGGCCGGtgctgagattttgggggccctgGGCGAAATTAGAATCGGGGCCCTAATATAAACTCAAAATAATAATCAACATGTGCATATATAAATTTTAAAGTCTCTTATTCCTACTGACAATTGTATAAGTGTACTGCAAAACCAGTATGTTAACAAAGCTCTAGGGTTAGATTAATCTAATCTTACTATCATCTAGGTTTTGACAAGGAAATTGCAAGCATCATATATTTTATAATTTTCAACACAAAAAATAATTTTTACTGCTCCCATTGCATAACCAGAACTAGTTTACACAAAATCAATTTGCCATGCACTCTTGGGTTAATTTGAATCCTCCATTCCGTGATTGCCCAACTGGAAACCGTCGTCAGTCCATCGATACTAGgagcgtgtttggttgcccgcataagGCCCAACCAGACCCACGCGGGAAGGAATCAGGTTGTTTGGTTGGCCTGTATACACTATTTGGCCTGCACAGCACGAACTTTACAGCACGGATCGAAGACTTCTCCAGAGCCAGGCTCATGCAAGGCAGGGGCGGCGCTGGGCTCCTGCGACCAGGGAGATGGCGCGAGCGCACACGCGTCTCCGAAAAATCAGCGGGACGGTTTCGGCTCACCTCCCGCTGATTCGGTCGCCCTATTTAGCCCCATTCTCTCACCGCCCAAAGCCCCGCCACCCTTCTCCCACCCTTTTGATCTTTCCCGCCGACGCGCATCGGCACTGACTTCCAGGTAAGCGGAGCTCCTTCACCGGCTGGCGGTCTACGGCGGCGGCNNNNNNNNNNNNNNNNNNNNNNNNNNNNNNNNNNNNNNNNNNNNNNNNNNNNNNNNNNNNNNNNNNNNNNNNNNNNNNNNNNNNNNNNNNNNNNNNNNNNNNNNNNNNNNNNNNNNNNNNNNNNNNNNNNNNNNNNNNNNNNNNNNNNNNNNNNNNNNNNNNNNNNNNNNNNNNNNNNNNNNNNNNNNNNNNNNNNNNNNNNNNNNNNNNNNNNNNNNNNNNNNNNNNNNNNNNNNNNNNNNNNNNNNNNNNNNNNNCGAGCTGCACCCATggcctatgtgagttcaatgaccTCTTTCTCTATGTTCGTTCTAGCCCGCCCACCCGCGcgaccccacctgtcatcgaccaggCCCAACCCAGTCAGTGTAAGTGAAGACGGTTTCTGGGAAATACACTTTCATTTCGAGAAAGCGTATTTCTTTACCCTTCGGCCGGAGTACACTTCCTCTATTCTGAAAACGTATTCTCGGACAGTACGCTTTCTGTTTAACTGCCAGGGGCCTGTCTGCGAATAAATTTTTACAGAATAGTCCCCGGACTTCAAACGTCCATATCTTCGCGCTCCTAACTCCAAACAAGGTGATTCCAAGTCCCacggtttcgtctcgtcgagcccgtcTTGTTGGTACCATTTTCATAATGTTTTCACACTGTAAAAATGACCATGTTGCCCTTGCCTTCAAATAGCCCCCTCTGAGAGAGAAGTCGTCCGGCATATCGTTCCGCGGCTTCACCACACTTCTCCCTGGAGTATCCTTCACCTCAAGGCAAGCCAAGACAGCCACTTGCATGATAGCATTGCAATAgcaatggttttcaacttgaatctttaagtTGTTTTCCGTGAATGATTTATTCATGCTCGTGTTTGCATGCTTATGCTTGTGCTATGATCATTTGCATCTAGTTGAGTAGATGTTTACTTACTTATGCTCTTGTTATACTTCAGTCAAGTAATTATTTTGATGCTAATGATCATGCTATGCTCTTATGTGACATTGTTATATTATTTTGTTCGTGTCCATCATCATGTCATGCTCATCAGTATAAATGCTTTACTATTATCGATATGTTGAATGATTATACTTTCCCATCCATGTTCATGTTGTTATTATGGTCAGTTCATCATGTTATATTGTATGACTCGGCataatttgcattcaagtttaaccggacattaattgaacttgaacacctgttggctgagtcataaTGCCATCTAGACGAGCTGACCAGTGCAGccacattttcctttatgggaagtccctaatgcggtctattgtcatgcctctcgccggtgcctccaactagggaaggtaagGTGCGCGCGCTACCTTGGCCAGGTAGGCAGCAGTAAccatgtgtgcccgttgttgttgtaccCGGGTTGTCCTCGTTTGGGACTGTTTTATTtttccacgacggtggccgttggatgtcatgAGGTGACatcagggccacccatgacttagcctaaaGGGGAGTTTGTCGAAATGGACGGGAGAGTGTCAAGGCgatagatcggttttgtcagaacgACATTGGTCCACTTGAATGGGAGCACGAGGccttgggttccgtagtgtgggtacaatgtgctaacATCTGCAGAGTGTGTTTAATATATTGATGTTGTAATCAACTGCTTATTAGCCCCCCATGTGCATTTTCGTTTTAAAATTTGTGGGTGCCCGACAGACAGGTAGCTGCTGCTTTGCTTATGACAATTAGTAACGTCCGTACTAATATGACTGATGAATTGAGCTCCACTAACTAACTAAGTCGTATCTAAGTTATATATTGGGTCCCTTTTACTTTCCACCATGGATAGTAGTAATTTGCACACTGTTTTCACATTTCAGTATCCTGAATTTGAATAACTAAGTTCTGATGGCACTAGCATTGGACCATCTTCAGTCTTGCAACCAATTAACATGATCTCATACTGCATAAATGTATATTCCTTTTATTTAGACTTACATGTGTTTCAACCACTGAGAATTTTGTTGGGAGTTCTTTGTGTCTTATAGTATTAAATGATCATTCATAACTTTccatgtctt encodes:
- the LOC119313348 gene encoding uncharacterized protein LOC119313348; its protein translation is MDAAPPSSPSQLTPASGLSTPPPHSARMEFATPAASEELGLPIQSTSVHPLQSPPSHPTGLAELQAVTRSTNGSPTVVGPLGMVLTPTSPPTVISSFGIIAPASPTPTPMSLWHSENHPVAADDSTSIDEDSRMQRQASHNLDYSEDAVVIDVQNELHSSGDGVIPKVRVNLRRVATDLFTPYTVPIGPYHESADSWQWTEVKKRAVRDLASGANLSGLERAMDRVRCRARGCYTHLPEPDNHAGDSAKFSRMLLHDGCYLVSLFVDCYLQCEEPTGSPSSRTRTIVSRDNTVVRDILYLLENQIPLFVIHEILNYLRAPGEVTSAVECIARPVEELLQRQLYISKTPREAPSTSVHLLDLVYCYMASRLQQQQQEEERTTGLLTGPWRRATEYRRYANLLFKRRAFGAGEEWSILDVELDGGNLWIPLLRVDSNTWTLLRNLMALEEQQEARPVTAYCYFMSQVACTAEDVGLLRSAMVVEHFLGSDESAAQGFACLCHGMALDIDNLQRNYLKPIWHALEKRCGVPAHNFKGFFREKHCGNIFYRVVFFIAILVFVSQMVQSIYAVIAYHKPNTRLLA